One region of Quercus lobata isolate SW786 chromosome 2, ValleyOak3.0 Primary Assembly, whole genome shotgun sequence genomic DNA includes:
- the LOC115964659 gene encoding uncharacterized protein LOC115964659 produces the protein MRQLMKRIEEYKCLEDDWLQNKGKAPLLGRSRQGFTSARPKKDFRMQEPKAQIEGVNVAFKEPVHKILDRIKNESFFKWPNKMGGDLSRWNQNLYCTYHRDKGHTIEQCRVLKDHLGQLAKARYLKEFVVDSVDQNSGQGVQQRRNPLPPSLGVIEVIHAAPRGTAAAKGVLTVACTEGESPGKRMKVGRLTISFGEEDLQGTIQPHDDALVVTVRISGFLVKRVMIDQGSGADVMYPDLFEGLGLKSQDLAKYDTPLVSFDGRVVVPEGQISLSVEMEGKEVIVTFIVVRSFSPYTAILGRLWIHAMKVVPSTLHVKVKFPTEYGVAVVRGNQQVARQCLVTAVRWKNEQLGRAEETEKEPL, from the coding sequence ATGAGGCAGCTTATGAAGCGCATTGAGGAGTATAAATGCCTGGAAGATGATTGGCTACAAAATAAGGGGAAAGCCCCATTGCTCGGGAGATCTCGACAAGGCTTTACCTCGGCAAGACCGAAAAAAGATTTCAGGATGCAAGAACCAAAGGCGCAAATTGAGGGAGTTAATGTGGCGTTCAAAGAGCCTGTGCATAAAATTTTAGATCGGATCAAGAACGAATCATTCTTCAagtggccgaacaaaatgggAGGTGACCTATCTCGGTGGAACCAGAACTTGTATTGCACATACCATAGGGACAAAGGGCACACCATCGAGCAGTGTCGGGTACTGAAAGATCATCTCGGGCAGTTAGCAAAAGCGAGGTATCTGAAAGAGTTTGTAGTGGACTCCGTTGACCAAAATTCCGGCCAGGGTGTTCAGCAGAGAAGGAATCCCCTCCCGCCATCGCTGGGAGTGATCGAAGTCATCCACGCTGCACCGAGAGGTACGGCGGCAGCAAAAGGGGTACTGACAGTGGCTTGCACAGAAGGAGAATCACCCGGGAAAAGGATGAAAGTTGGTCGGCTAACCATCTCTTTTGGGGAAGAAGACTTACAGGGGACGATCCAACCTCATGATGATGCGTTGGTAGTAACAGTTCGGATAAGTGGGTTCTTGGTAAAAAGAGTGATGATAGACCAAGGAAGCGGGGCCGACGTGATGTACCCGGACCTGTTCGAAGGGCTCGGATTGAAGAGTCAGGATTTAGCGAAATATGACACGCCATTGGTCTCGTTTGACGGAAGGGTCGTGGTTCCCGAAGGGCAAATTTCTCTCTCGGTGGAGATGGAAGGCAAGGAAGTAATAGTGACCTTCATAGTAGTCCGGTCATTCTCACCGTACACTGCAATATTGGGAAGGCTGTGGATCCATGCAATGAAGGTCGTTCCGTCCACCCTGCACGTGAAAGTGAAATTTCCCACCGAGTATGGAGTCGCTGTGGTGCGAGGAAACCAACAAGTGGCTAGGCAGTGTCTGGTCACCGCGGTCAGATGGAAGAACGAACAACTCGGGCGAGCGGAAGAGACTGAAAAAGAGCCTTTATAG